GATAAATTAgtaacagcagaagaaagatcCTGAATGGACCTCTCTTCTAGCTTATTTTGCAAGTGTCACAGCAAGAGCTCAGTCATTCGTCCAAGCAAGCTAGCAGTGTGGAATGTCTATGACACCGGTGGTGGTTTTGTAGATACATACCAATACAACACTGGTAAGGGGGattggagatttttttaaaatgtactgaaGCTATTTGGTGTAACTTAAGAAAATCAAATACTGGTAAATGTACTTATGGCCTATATTATAAATTGTGTATGTGTAATGTCTTATTGCTGGCAGGAATAAATAATAAGCTGCTTCATTTCAGTATATTCTCTGTGATTAAACTAAAAATGACACCTGGATGACCAAAGCAGAAGGCCAGCACTCCACAAATGTAAGACTTATCCGTGAGTGGACTCTACAAAACTGAAGAATGCATTTGGGATCACCACAGCTACATTCTGGAGTGGTAGGGGATTTTGAATTGCTGTTACATTATAATCGTTCTATCCAATGTCGCTCTTTCAATACCATGATTTTGAAACAGCGAgcaaagtgtgtttttttttttttcaaggttacATGTGCCAAAAATTCCTAAAGTATTTTGACTTTCAATTAAATCTTTTTCCTCGTGTACTTTTGAATACTCTTGGAATGTGGAATTGAATTCTGATTCCTGTTGATGACACCAGATCTGAAACCAGACCCAGATGATAGTGGTCTGGGTGAATGAAGTTGGAGACTGTCCTAGAGATCATATTGATTATTGTGGCTTTCCTCCTCTGAAAAAGTTCTTAAACCTTTGTGATACCTATTTGTATGTTGTAACGATGAAAAACTACAGTTATCTCTTAATAATAACTGCTACCATTTGATCGCTCCTTTGGAATATAGctaataaaacatgaaaattgaATCTTCAGTGTTACACATCAGAAACCTTAACTAGTGCGTCTGGTTTTAAACTTGGTATTTCATGGCCccccgctggggggggggggggggagggattaGGGGGGTGACGTGAGACTTATTGACCCCGGGGACCACAACTCCCAGCATGCGccgcgccccgctgcccccggcgtGCCATTGGCTAAGGCGGCGGCGGGCCTGCCAGCACCTCCCACGAGCGGCGGGGAGAGCCGGAAGTGCCCTCAGAGAGCCCCGGCAGCTCTCTTTCTCCCCTAGCTacgggcgcggggcggccctGGCGACGGGCGGCGCCATGCCGGTGTGGCTGCGGGAGCACAGCTGGCGGCAGAGCGGCTCCGCCGTCTTCCTCTCGCTGCCCGTGCCCGGCGTGCGGGTCACCGCTGCCAACATCTTCTGCACCGACCGCTACCTCAAGGTGGGGCGGTGGCAGGCGTCTGTCGTGCGACTCGCTGCCTTGAAAGCCGGCGTGTCAGTCATTTTATAGCGCTGTCGGAAAGCACAGGCTTGATGTGCAGTGGCTGCACCGTCAGTTGTACGGTTTTATATAATCTTTAACCCGTAATCCCCCTTTGTGTGCTGCAGGCTGCTAAGTACCTGTCGCGCTAGAGAGAATGACTGTCTCTCTGTTCATACTTACTAATACTTTTACTACCCAGTAGCTGATAGCTGCCTTCCCTAGACGCAGCTGTTTATGCTATCAAAATGATTACAAATTGGAGGTCtactgcttctgtttcagtgctgaaaaacaaactatTTCCATCTCTTTTATTTGCTCTAATAGGAGCTAAAATCTCGGTATGGCATACTAAGCCAATTAGCTTTGTCAGTAGCACGTGTTTCCTGAGGTTTGCTGTATGCTTGCACTGAGTTTTTCGACTATCTGGTAATTCATTACAAATTTAAGTATTAGTACATGttcattaattatatttttataggtAAGCGTTCCTCCCTTTTTATTTGAAGCCATCTTATACGCTCCTATTGATGATACAAACAGCACAGCGAAGATTGGAAATGGAATCGTTTTCTTCACTTTGTATAAAAAGGAAGTGGGCATGTGGGATTCCCTAACTCTAGAGAATGGTAAGCTTTCTCTTGTGAAAAATAAGTTGCGTTTAAAGAACCCAAATTGTGCCAAAATGTGCTTTACTGCTCTTCCAACTGTATTATTTGGTCTAGAAAAATATTACCTTTACCTTCATGGCTTTTCGTGTGTATCAGTAACTTTCAGAAAACGTATGAACTCTAACCTGTCACTGAAAAGTATGGTGTCAGTTGGGGAtattataattaatttattctgaatTACCTTCAGCTCCTTCATAGGAAATTGCAGGTGGTCTTTGTGGTTTTACTAGTTCCACACTGACCTTCAAAATCAACTGTTGGAGTTGAAGTTCTGAAGTGGTCTGCTGAAGTACTGAAAAGAGATAAACTGCTAGAAAAAGcagttttggagaaaaaaaaaattctctgctcTACAGTTCAAGCTAAATTAAATCGTGTTGTTCGTTGTCTGTTCTcttctactttctttttttaacaaggAACGTCAAAACATTGACTATAGTGAGCACAAAACAAAGTTTCTAATAAAACTTACATTGAGTGTTTAAGCAAatcttagattttctttttaagagatgGACTTGATAAAGACTGCTTTGTGGATTTTGAGAAGTTATATTTTCTTagataaagagaaaagagaatttctgtttttatgaacATGGTATGTAACAGTAAAACTTTGGGcttaaatttctaaaatattttttgtttgttttaagctagTAAGGAGACACTGCAATATCTAAGAGAGAATGCTGTTCGAAAAGCCCATGAAAAGGCAAAAGAGgagacagaagcaaaaaaagttacaaaacaagaacataaaaaatatgCTTTGGAGGCCACAATGAAGGTAAATTTGGAAAAATCTCTATCATACGTGTAAACATAATTAATTGCCAATTAATCTGGCAGCTGCTTTGTTAAATGTACCTTAAAAATGTAAGAAGTACTAATTTTTATTACAGTGGTAGagaatcttatttttaatttgcacttAAAACATATCTACTACCACATATGAAAATGATATAGAAAAAATACTAAGAAGTTGTCATTTTCCATTAAtatttctcatgaaaaatattGGTGAGGAATTCAGATTTTCATCAGCTGAAAGGAGACAATAATAATGTGGCAAAATGTTAATCTTTTGTGGCCTCTGCAACAGCCCAAGTGTTTGGTCATTTGTTGCTGACAAAAGCATGGATATATAAAAACTCTTATTTATTCATTGTTGTTCTCTATCAGATGTtcactgctgttgttttttgtatgtggtatttttgttgttctgcattttgtgtgtattttaagacactttttttttccttaaatgtatataaaaagtCTGGTAATTTCATTTGTGTTTAAATGAACTTTTAAAGGTATGCAATGAACTTCTAAGATTGCATATGCAATTTCGACCAAAATAATCTGCAGTTAATAACTTTCTCAGCTGAAAGGCTGTATCTATTTCTTGTATGTAATAATTCCAAAGAGAagtggagagagaagaaataaagcattaaaattaaGGTATATGTTCACATTTCTGTATATTCCGGAGTTGAAATATAGCTAGGATATTGAAGCAAAAGTTTGGTTAATGAACAGTGAAGTGTCATCTTCTAGAATTGCTGGTAATTAGGGCCTCATCAGAAGGCACTTCCTACCTCTCTTAATAAAGTAATCATTATCATTATTGAATCAGAGGCAGGAAGAGCTTTATCATCAAGTATAATAAAGCAGTCcaagtagattaaaaaaaaaaaaagtttttttttcagaataaagaaGGTATGCGAACAGCGTACTTTTGTGTGGTGAGCCAAAATGACCTCTGGAGACAACAGGAAAACCTACCAAAGGTTTATTTGTGGATTGTATtcttcaaaatataaataaaactttatttttgacTGTTTTGGGACCATACACCTGTGTAGTGGTAGTAAAATAGTTAAAACTTATGACTTCTTTTAAAAGCTAGTTAGAAAtctttccttattatttttaaatgtctttcatAACTCTGCTTGTGGGATCATACTAATGGTGATGATGCGCTTAGAAAATGAAACTGGGAAAATAATGGTATCTCTTACTCAGATCTCGTATTATTGGATGCTACATAACTCAGTTTTATCTTTCAAAcagctagaagaagcagaaagaaaaagaattgaagAGTTGAAAGAACAGGAGCGGCAGAAAGTCACTAAGGAGTTGGAGTTATGGGAAGATCAGCAGAAAGATGTTGAGAATCAAAAGAAGGTACAAAAAGAAGGGCAACTACATGAAGAAGTAGGGCAactaaaggagaagaaaaaggaaaaaaataacaaaactagCATTCCTAGTGAAGAAACTCTGAAGACCAGACTCAAACCTACAAAAGGTTGTATTATTGGGATGCGTTTTACCATTCTTCAGTGTATGGATGTAACGTTATTCCTGGATGTTTCTAGTGCATCATTTATCTTTGTGTCCACCATACTgaattaattcttttattttgcagttatttttgtgtctttattttcttgtgatttGTTGAGCAATACCATGCGAGTTCTTAGCTCTCATTTAAGTCCTTGGAAATAAAAGGGCAAGTTTTGCAGTAGGCTTTAGGAGAGTAGAACAGGAAGTCTTTCTAATAGTGTGTTGCAAAGTTTCTGAGAGTGGAGTTCATGTTACCACTAAGGTATCCAACTGTTAGTTTTCATAGAAGTAGGCAGTCTGCTTTCACTCTATCCCATGCCTTGGCCCTACAGAGAGACAATAGTGAACTAGATCAAGAGAAAATTGttcattcttgttttgtttgtattgcaCTTGCCTCAACAGAGAGTCATGTAAGTGAAAGAGATGGTGGTGTAAGCAGAATGTATGTTCATTCGTGACAGACAATGTAGTCAGTAACAGATTGCATGATATACAGCAAGAATAAACATTATTTGAaacttttcttcaaaagaacaAGTCCAAACTTTTGCCGTGCTATTATTAGAGATTTATTGCTAACATGCAGAATTAATAAATTAAGAATTTGgtagaaaaacaggaaaaaatcacttttgcttcatttttcatttccaataCTCCAATTCTCTTTGTAGGTAGTGGTTCCTATagtatgttttcagaaaatttaaagGAAGAGCAACTACCAGCTCCTCGATCTTCTGGTACAATTAAAATCAACTTCACGTCACGAGTTTTTCCTACAGCCCTACGAGAATCTCGTGtagcagaagaggaggaggtagagATTGTTCTCTTTTTAGTATGGTGCTTCTGTTATCTTCCAAGACGGTCAGTTATTACTGTTTATTCAGGAAGATGACAGAAATGTTACCTGAACAATGTTCTCAACAGCCAAAGAATACTGTCTTAtttaaatcttaatttaaataaaatatatattaaagagATATATTTTCACCAAACATGTAATTGTGATAAATaaagtttcatttctttttttctttttttttaatgaaaaatttgcAATATTAACTGAATTCCATGTAGTACAAGATTTGAAATTTCTTTATACTTAATGTTTGTTAAGTTCTGTCTTCTTAAAAAGAAGCTCACAGAAGCTTACAGAGTCTCTAAAAGAGCTTTATTGAATATATATTAGTAATGTGGTAACCTTACTTACCACATAGCaatatttggggaaaatagGAAAATCTTCCCGTCTtacattattaaatatttctctctgtcCAAAATACATGACAAATAGAACTCTTTTGATAGGACTGAGTGAAtagacaaaagcaaaacttaaattttacttcaaaaataatacTTGTTCATTGTATATTAAAAGTGGCTACATAAACAAGCAGAAGCTCGAAGAATAATAAGTGCTGATTTGTCTGAGCTGGAAGActtaaaagaagaggaaaagaatccAGACTGGTTAAAGGACAAAGGAAAGTAAGTTAGGTTCTGTTTGaaggtttatttaaaatgaaataagcaaTCACAATCACATACATCACTTGAAAAATCAGTCAGGAGAATGCATAGAAGTGTTCATTCACCTTTTATTGATCTTCACTGCTTTTAGGCAGTGTCTATTTTTGCAAAGTTGCGTGTTGTTATGCTATATTCTGAGCATTAAGTTTTACTGAACTTCACCTATGTTGTTCTCAGAATAGGTTATGACTGACCAAGCTGctaaaatttcaatttttaaaaaatttgttGTTAACAATAAGTAGGTATTTACTTCATTATGCATCACCTTAATTAAATTAcgtttcactttttgttttatacTTAGCAAAATGTTTGCAACAGGAAACTATCTTGCAGCTGTAAATGCATATAACCTTGCAGTCCGGCTAAACAATAAGCGTCCGCTACTGTATCTGAATCGTGCTGCTTGCCATCTTAAACTGAGGAATTTACACAAAGCCATTGAAGATTCCTCTAAGGTATAAATATATAAGTTCTCAGACTGTTTTCTTACACATGACTGTGATTTATTACTGTGATGCTTCTGTTTCAAGCAGATCTGTAAATAATTATTAGTGCAattcaaaatttttaaattcagaattgATATTATGATGCTGATTGACTCAGCACACATTTCTTTACTGGTAAAATGTTAAAGGAATACctgcacttggaaaaaaaaagacaattttgagCAGGAAAGGTGCAGAATATACACGAATACCCATTGTATTATGTTACATTGTTCTTCATTTggtgggaagaaagaaaggatgatGGTAGTGATGACAGAGACACCTTAAAAACaatacagacattttaaaagaaggGCTGGATCATCTCTATTagcatctctctcttttttttttctcttgtgcaACGAGAGGGGAGTGACCTCAAATGGTAGCTGACAAAATTTGGAGAAAGTTGTTTCAGAATTATTATCTTTTGAACTAATAAGTCTTGAGGCTTgaaggccccccccccctttttttttcagagtaacTGGTGCTGCaacatgtgattttttttgtttgtttgtttgtagcaTAATAGGCGATaccatttatgaaaataaaataaattatttgaatgaACATTTAGCATAGTATGTATGAGTTTTTAGCCATGGCAATGACACTGTATTTACCAAACTATGAGACAGCAGATAGGAATCTTAGCTATGAGATTCACAAGCTATATAATTACATTTGAATATTTACTTAGTAAGTGAAAAGAGTATGTGTAAacggaaacaaacaaaccagaattatggaaaattatggaaaatctacctctaaatgtttttgctattttcatttgtaaaggCACTAGAACTGCTGACACCACCTGTTCCTGATAATGAGAATGCTCGAGTAAAAGCATATGTGAGACGTGGTACAGCCTTTTGTCAGCTGGAATTATATGCTGAAGGTAAGACTTTGATTTTATGAACACACACATGGATTAATACTGACAAGCAAGTAATTCTGTTCAGCTCAATGagactgcactttttttttttttaggaaagacatTAAAGGAAGTGTATGCAATCTCTCTTTTTGTTATGAATCTTTATACcctaattttattaaatttgctGGCTAATTGCAattccactctttttttttttttaacatgttttagGAAAATTGGTTTTACTCTTAATGTAAGCAGTACAAAGTAGTTTCTCCATTGAGGAAAAGGCTTTAGTGAGTTGTGTATCCTCCCTTTGGTGTGCTGATGTTCATTCTTTTTGTGCATAGTGGCTGACTCTTGACTGTGGTAACCTGGTGGCCATGGAAGGTATTATTGTAGAGTGAATGAAAGGCATTCAAATGTGGGATGCAAACTCATGTGAAACTAGATTGCACAAGTTCTTTTGCTCGTGAAGCAATGTTTTATTGGTTTTGAGATTATAGTATTAGCAACTACAGAATGTACTGACTTAAAATAACCTgacatatttctaaaatatttgcttgtgAACTACGTAGTAACATAACTGTGTTGACCAGCAAGTTGTTTCATCAGGTATGTGTGATCTTTGTGACAGTATCTGAATTACGTGTCCCTCTCAGGTTGGCTTTGTAAGGCAAAGTTACAAGTGAAAGATTATAATAAAAACTAAAGAATATTCAAAATGTCAATGTAGAGCTTTTCCCAGTTCTTACCTTTTTCTGCCCAGGAATCtctttgttgtttcctttcaattttatttgcaCTTGGAAACTTTATTAAAAGAAGATAAGTGAGgatttatgtaatttatttaattcattcctctacttgttttttttttttgagctatcATATTCAcagttcatgtatttttttcttgttttcatgcaCATTTGTTCTGTCATtcagtttttctgtcttctgcagaaCACTTTTGAACACTCCCCCCCTCTGTAATTCCTCTATCCAgtatgcttattttttaatttagactGATTCTGTTGTAGATTGGGCTGAAGTGCTCATTTGTCTATTTATTAACTGAATGGCACGTTTTCAACAACTGCAAGACTGTCTGTGGATAGGAGCCCTAAACTACG
This Anser cygnoides isolate HZ-2024a breed goose chromosome 11, Taihu_goose_T2T_genome, whole genome shotgun sequence DNA region includes the following protein-coding sequences:
- the DNAAF4 gene encoding dynein axonemal assembly factor 4 isoform X1, with amino-acid sequence MPVWLREHSWRQSGSAVFLSLPVPGVRVTAANIFCTDRYLKVSVPPFLFEAILYAPIDDTNSTAKIGNGIVFFTLYKKEVGMWDSLTLENASKETLQYLRENAVRKAHEKAKEETEAKKVTKQEHKKYALEATMKLEEAERKRIEELKEQERQKVTKELELWEDQQKDVENQKKVQKEGQLHEEVGQLKEKKKEKNNKTSIPSEETLKTRLKPTKGSGSYSMFSENLKEEQLPAPRSSGTIKINFTSRVFPTALRESRVAEEEEWLHKQAEARRIISADLSELEDLKEEEKNPDWLKDKGNKMFATGNYLAAVNAYNLAVRLNNKRPLLYLNRAACHLKLRNLHKAIEDSSKALELLTPPVPDNENARVKAYVRRGTAFCQLELYAEGKTLKEVYAISLFVMNLYTLILLNLLANCNSTLFFFLTCFRKIGFTLNVSSTK
- the DNAAF4 gene encoding dynein axonemal assembly factor 4 isoform X2, with translation MPVWLREHSWRQSGSAVFLSLPVPGVRVTAANIFCTDRYLKVSVPPFLFEAILYAPIDDTNSTAKIGNGIVFFTLYKKEVGMWDSLTLENASKETLQYLRENAVRKAHEKAKEETEAKKVTKQEHKKYALEATMKLEEAERKRIEELKEQERQKVTKELELWEDQQKDVENQKKVQKEGQLHEEVGQLKEKKKEKNNKTSIPSEETLKTRLKPTKGSGSYSMFSENLKEEQLPAPRSSGTIKINFTSRVFPTALRESRVAEEEEWLHKQAEARRIISADLSELEDLKEEEKNPDWLKDKGNKMFATGNYLAAVNAYNLAVRLNNKRPLLYLNRAACHLKLRNLHKAIEDSSKALELLTPPVPDNENARVKAYVRRGTAFCQLELYAEGLQDYEAALKIDPKNKTIEKDAEKIRHIIQGTMQNS
- the DNAAF4 gene encoding dynein axonemal assembly factor 4 isoform X3 encodes the protein MWDSLTLENASKETLQYLRENAVRKAHEKAKEETEAKKVTKQEHKKYALEATMKLEEAERKRIEELKEQERQKVTKELELWEDQQKDVENQKKVQKEGQLHEEVGQLKEKKKEKNNKTSIPSEETLKTRLKPTKGSGSYSMFSENLKEEQLPAPRSSGTIKINFTSRVFPTALRESRVAEEEEWLHKQAEARRIISADLSELEDLKEEEKNPDWLKDKGNKMFATGNYLAAVNAYNLAVRLNNKRPLLYLNRAACHLKLRNLHKAIEDSSKALELLTPPVPDNENARVKAYVRRGTAFCQLELYAEGKTLKEVYAISLFVMNLYTLILLNLLANCNSTLFFFLTCFRKIGFTLNVSSTK